ttcctccCGCTTCTCgggcttcttctccttctccggAAGGTCCGTCACCTTGAACCCACTCGAACCCGCGGACTCCagcgccgccccggcgcacCCCACCCGAAGCGGACATTGGCCGCACGCGGGCGCCTTGGGCGTGCACACCGTCGCGCCCAGCTCCATCATCGCCTGGTTAAAATCCCCCGGTCGCGTTGAATCATCGATGAGCCAATCCGCGCATAATCGAACCGCCTTTGCGGCGTCCGAGCTCGGCTTTGCCGCGTCCCCCCCGCCCGTCACGGCCGCGAGCCTGGTGCACACCCTGATGACGTTaccgtccaccgccgccaccggctcgtcgaacgcgatggacgcgatggcggcggcggtgtaaGGACCGACGCCCGGGACGTTCGCGAGTCCCTTCGCGTCATTCGGGAAAATCGTGTCACAGTTGTCCACCACGTgtctcgcgccgtcgaggaggaaaCCGGCGCGTCGGTAGTACCCCAACCCCGCCCACAGCTCGTTCacctcctcccgcgtcgcgctcgccagggAGCTGACGTCCGGCCACCGTTCCGTCCACCGGAGCCAGTATTGGGCCACGCGTTCGATCTGCGTCTGCTGCGACATGATCTCCGACACCCACACGCCGTACGCGTACTGGTCGCGCGGGACGTTCGTCGGGGCGCCCGTCTCGTCGCACCCGGCCCAGTACTCCTTGGGTTCACACCCGTCGCCTCCCTGTGggcccggcgggggcggggcgtgATGCGAGTGAAAGTTGCGCCTCCACGGGAGGATCCTGTGCGATTTGTCGTACcacgcgaggagctcgtccctTAGGCGAGGGGCGTCGTCCctgatggacgcgagcgacgggtgCTTGCCGATGAGGTCCTCGATGTCCTCCGTCGGTGACCTCGCCGgggccttggccttggccttcgcGGCTTTCGGGGACTTGTTGCCGTTCACGCGCTTCGGCGACGGTGGGACGGCCATGGCGacgaggtgagcgcgcggccgGGATCGGGCAACCGCGATTGGGATCTGGCGGGAAAGGAAGACGTGCGAGGGACGGAGCGCGATATCCCGGGGTGGATCTctcggctcggcggcgatgggggTTCGTCGCTTTACGAGCGATGCGGTGAGACGTTGCAGGCGCGgtcggagcgcgcggatcgGTCCCAGCGCGTGCATGGGAGTGGCCGAGGTACCTCCATCTTTTGAACCTGGTCGAGACGGAGATCGCAGCGAGCTGAGAAATCTTCGCGACAGGGGACCGTTTTCACGCTCGCGACCGGAAGCTTCCTGCTCGCCACATCtagccgcgccgcgactcaacacgcgcgcgagcgcaccgTTGGGACCCTCCCGCGGTCGATACACAGTCGCGGGTCGCTCCGAGGTCGAGGATACCCTCGGTGCATCCCCATCACGCGCCGCAACTCCCGGGGATCGGGGGGACGTAAAAACCAACAGTCTCGGAGGCGTTCGTGACCGGGTGACATGGGTAAGAGGAGCAAGCGTCACGTGCGTTTAagctcggccgcggcggcagcgcaGGCTGGCGGGGCGTCaatgaccgccgcggaggtcgtGCACGCGTTCAAACACGCCATGGCCCACTCCCTCGGGCCCGCTCCGCCCCAatcggcgcgcccggggtcTAAACGCATCGCCGAGAGGAGGGCGCTCGCCACATCCGCCAACGTCCGGGTCggagccgcgccgtccccggtcaaggccgccgcctcgaacggGGTCAAGCCCGTCAGGACGATcaagccgccgtcgaagaAGGCGATCACATCGCTCACGCGGCACGCGTCCGCTCCCATGCTCCCGACCGCGGTCGCGACCGTGGGAGCGCATCCCCGCGAGTCGTCCAAGGAAAACGACGCGCACCAACGTAAAACCACCAAAAACTACGCCAAGCTCAGGGACatcgtcaccgcggacggTTCCGACCTCGGCGTGCTCCGGTCACCCCTTCGACGCATCGACGCATGCAGCGCCGGCGCCAAGCCCCACAACGCCAAGACGCCGTCCGCCGGGAAAACCCCGTCGAGGCTCCGACGAACCGAGAGCGCCTCgaagaccccggcggcggcgggtggtgactcaccgggcgccgccgactgggacgacatcgacgtatcggtcgtaacggtcacccccgcgccgagctcgggagcggacgcggagatggagAGCGAGAttggcgcggtcgtcgccctcgcggcgatgtccggGGGCaaggaggcgccggcgatggcgatgtcGGGagggggcgtggacgcgggccCGCCAAACCCGAGACGGTCGGTTttcgtgcccgccgcgacgccgtttcgagcgcccgcgccggttcAGATGACCCCGCGATGCCCCCCACCGCCGTCCTTCTTCGAGTTTAAACGTCCGTCGCCCGTTTCGTCTCCCTCGCTCGGGGTAGAAGACGAACCGTCAGCGACGCCGGGCCCGGGTCCGCTGGGCAAGCGTAaaacgtcgccgacgactcGAAGCGTCGTTTCGACCGATATCGCGACCGACctggaggctgcgcgcgccgccgtcgcgctcggtcgttggcgcgcggcgtacgccgtGCGACAAAGCGAACGGCGgtccgagcgacgcgcggagcgccTCGTGTCCCTGCTGAGGGAGCAGGCTGGCGAGTTTGACGCGCAGTCTGCCAAGTTTCGGGAGAAGCTCTCGGGCGCAAAGTCCGAGTTGAGGGACGCCAAGGgcagggaggaggagctcagggcggcgctcaccgcctcgcagatggacgtcgacgacctcaCGGAGCTCGTCGGTAGCGTGACGAGAAAATCGGCCAAGACGGCGTGGAGGctcgcggcccgcgcgggcgtggagAGATGTAAGCGCAtcaaggtggaggaggaaGTCGCCGCGTCTGCCCACCGGCGCCGTATGGACAAACAGTCTGCCGAGGAGGATCAGGCCGCGGTCGATAAGCTCAACGACACGCTCGGCGACGTAtcgagggcgctcgcggcgactcgcgcggagctcgaggtggCCATGGCGGCGCAGGTGAAGGGGGAACTGAAGGACTCGCTCAGGGCGAAGGTtgccgaggagctcaggCGCGAGTTGAGGGagtcgacgatggcggaACTTCGCCGGGAGGCtcgcgaggaggctgaggaggagcgacgcgtcgcgggtgggtacgcgcgactcgccgccataggagccgcggcggcgagggccggCGGGGGCATGGTGacgccagccgcggcgctcggcgcgccctcCTTTCCGCCGTTTTCAACCGGATTGCAAAGCTCCGGAATGCTCCGGACCCCGGGAaacgcgttcggcggcgcgatgcacCCGTACGCCCGGATGTTTCCAGACGCGTCCGGACGAATCCCACCCACGCGGCAATCTCAACAATCGATGATGACGGCGCCCGACCCGGAGCCGTCGCCCAAGgagcggacggcggcggcggtggacgaggctgacatcgccgccgccgtcgccgtcgttcgcgagtGCGATCGCAAGGTtttgggcgcggcgctcgggccCGGTGTCGAGTACACGCCCTCGGAGCAGCTCgccacgctcgcgctgcagaCCGCGGCCAAGTCCCGCTCGCCCCTCAACGTCCTCAAGGGCGTGGACCCCGGACGCCTGGTCCGCGTGCACGAGCGAGCGATGGAGGCGTTGGCCGTGTCGGTTGAGGAGACGGCTCGAGACCTGTTCTCGCCCATCACCGCGTTGacgccgagcctcgcgggGGGAAGCGTGACCGCGACGGTGGTTCCGCCGATTGGCGCGGGGGAACGGAGGGACGGGCACGAGCTGAACACGTcgagggagagggaggcgagggggAACGCGAAGGGCGGATGGGGCGCGTGGCTCAACTTCTCCGTGTGACGCGCTCATTCTGGATTTTCTCAATTCAATTTTAAAGGTtgttccgcgcgcgcgtcgtcactCGCCCCGGTCTTCGCCtttctcgtcgtccgccttaCCCCCACGAAccacgctcggcgcgctcggcatcTCCACCTCGCCAAACACCGGCgagagcgccgtcgccgccgcgatcgccgcgaatAT
This genomic interval from Micromonas commoda chromosome 13, complete sequence contains the following:
- a CDS encoding predicted protein, with translation MHALGPIRALRPRLQRLTASLVKRRTPIAAEPRDPPRDIALRPSHVFLSRQIPIAVARSRPRAHLVAMAVPPSPKRVNGNKSPKAAKAKAKAPARSPTEDIEDLIGKHPSLASIRDDAPRLRDELLAWYDKSHRILPWRRNFHSHHAPPPPGPQGGDGCEPKEYWAGCDETGAPTNVPRDQYAYGVWVSEIMSQQTQIERVAQYWLRWTERWPDVSSLASATREEVNELWAGLGYYRRAGFLLDGARHVVDNCDTIFPNDAKGLANVPGVGPYTAAAIASIAFDEPVAAVDGNVIRVCTRLAAVTGGGDAAKPSSDAAKAVRLCADWLIDDSTRPGDFNQAMMELGATVCTPKAPACGQCPLRVGCAGAALESAGSSGFKVTDLPEKEKKPEKREERVAVRVVERKGGRRDGVPGPADSSFLLVRRPEGGLLGGLWEFPSANVPDNLEPGDPDFYASCADVVHSCGSSGKFSKSRVGLGEVTHTFSHVRHTYVAQHEVWETSADDDGDEAPPTRGDTAGGREWRWVTATELQTLGLSSGVRKIYELLTKREQAKKAPRESAIGKLFAKKAKRGE
- a CDS encoding predicted protein — its product is MGKRSKRHVRLSSAAAAAQAGGASMTAAEVVHAFKHAMAHSLGPAPPQSARPGSKRIAERRALATSANVRVGAAPSPVKAAASNGVKPVRTIKPPSKKAITSLTRHASAPMLPTAVATVGAHPRESSKENDAHQRKTTKNYAKLRDIVTADGSDLGVLRSPLRRIDACSAGAKPHNAKTPSAGKTPSRLRRTESASKTPAAAGGDSPGAADWDDIDVSVVTVTPAPSSGADAEMESEIGAVVALAAMSGGKEAPAMAMSGGGVDAGPPNPRRSVFVPAATPFRAPAPVQMTPRCPPPPSFFEFKRPSPVSSPSLGVEDEPSATPGPGPLGKRKTSPTTRSVVSTDIATDLEAARAAVALGRWRAAYAVRQSERRSERRAERLVSLLREQAGEFDAQSAKFREKLSGAKSELRDAKGREEELRAALTASQMDVDDLTELVGSVTRKSAKTAWRLAARAGVERCKRIKVEEEVAASAHRRRMDKQSAEEDQAAVDKLNDTLGDVSRALAATRAELEVAMAAQVKGELKDSLRAKVAEELRRELRESTMAELRREAREEAEEERRVAGGYARLAAIGAAAARAGGGMVTPAAALGAPSFPPFSTGLQSSGMLRTPGNAFGGAMHPYARMFPDASGRIPPTRQSQQSMMTAPDPEPSPKERTAAAVDEADIAAAVAVVRECDRKVLGAALGPGVEYTPSEQLATLALQTAAKSRSPLNVLKGVDPGRLVRVHERAMEALAVSVEETARDLFSPITALTPSLAGGSVTATVVPPIGAGERRDGHELNTSREREARGNAKGGWGAWLNFSV